One Polaribacter sp. SA4-12 genomic window carries:
- a CDS encoding T9SS type B sorting domain-containing protein gives MRLLLSFIILMFTFSTNAQLIEVNKSGEVASEYSLQQLIENVLISGDCAEIDSFESIQTGTPTEISTKSYGFFNRGANTSFPFNKGIMLTSGRAQHAGNNLITNTLDITNGTLGDADLETALGVVNTQDATFIKFNFKTYNDTISFRFLMASEEYNMNTECSFADSFAFLLREVGTKTYTNLAVLPDGTPISTTNINNAPACADNIAFFEGYNLGDTNYGGRTKVLTAISNVTPGVIYEIKLVIADQGDSEWDSAVFLEAGSFNLGIDLGEDLLTKNNNAACGTYLTLDASITANDYQWFKDGVIIPGAINQTYDANLGNGVYKVETSFGTVGCKTSGEIKIEFVTSPIANKPKDISYCDSDGDGFNTFDFNTEITSQVLNGQNTTDFEVLYFDTLNKATENITGSNLPNSYTNNTAFNSQQIYARIHHRNSPTTCFATTNFNLSVNDLPKPIQPTVYRLCDDTASAGGNTDGITNNFILSSKDAEILGTLSATQYAVSYHTLLADAQTSSTTNAIDKNTDYQVNNSQNIYVRVENIDNANCNTVSDDTAGSLFMSFQLIVDALPIIKTNPVIIKQCDDNPDLITTFNLTEAEISISDNRANETFEYYASQAEAIAGTPEVADKLRYPVSNTGEAWVRTISEFGCYRISKIELIVSFAGDVNYSRSFIECDDLLDADGNNTAANSDTDGISFFDFSEAEQEILDLFPVLIQPNLEVLFYESTADRTASINEIPDISNHRNNNDPAYANTQTIFVRIKNKVNNDCTGIGQFTLTVNSTPLANAPIDLNLCDDDASGSTVDGENSGINLRDNVDEILGATQTETDYIVSFHTSATGANTNTDIITNDTNFTNSAQTGFALGDISEQIIYVRVQNRNGATQCFNDHVSFKIIVNPVPTVSNTITPFAVCDIITPSDSDPRNRVAQNIDLTSKDIEILDGKINHRVAYYATQQDAQDGNEISNPTVFQNITSETNFPADFSTDDPGIETIFFKVFDLGGNMCESVFATFQLLIYPEPNIPINISDYSDCDNTSDSFADDANGINGDITLKNKIPEILVNYLPSEFADFSVTFYTSLADAEAGNMALALDENIFENNANNQTIYVRVENTKNTPIACVHTGLSFNINIKPIPNFTVMGEEDIDTPQIVCLNDTPLTLEAENPAATYDYTWTDQAGTTLGTDVTLDVTTGGKYTIIATDQSPDGCSRKRIIVVNESNVAILKESFITIIDESNTISSNDNISISIDTISNDLGPGDYQFALRNDDNGDRFPIIGFQDEPLFENLEGGIYTIIVNDKNGCSPDTELQISVIQFPKFFTPNGDGKNDTWIIKGANKTFYPNSSINIFNRFGKLVAQVPIDSQGWNGTYNSKTLPSDDYWFNIQLIPADTSKSPILNKGHFSLLRR, from the coding sequence ATGAGATTACTTCTTTCATTTATTATTTTAATGTTTACATTTAGTACTAACGCACAACTTATTGAAGTTAATAAATCTGGAGAAGTAGCATCTGAATATTCACTACAACAACTTATAGAAAATGTATTAATATCCGGTGATTGTGCAGAAATTGATTCATTTGAATCAATTCAAACCGGAACACCTACAGAAATATCAACTAAAAGTTATGGTTTTTTTAATAGAGGAGCAAATACTAGTTTCCCTTTTAATAAAGGAATAATGTTAACTTCAGGAAGAGCACAACACGCAGGAAATAATTTAATTACAAATACTTTAGATATAACTAACGGCACGCTAGGTGATGCCGATTTAGAAACAGCTTTAGGAGTAGTCAACACTCAAGATGCAACTTTCATTAAGTTTAACTTTAAAACATATAATGACACTATTAGTTTTAGGTTTTTAATGGCATCTGAAGAATATAACATGAATACTGAATGCTCTTTTGCTGATAGTTTTGCTTTTTTATTAAGAGAAGTTGGTACTAAAACTTATACAAACTTAGCTGTATTACCAGATGGTACACCAATTAGTACAACAAATATAAATAACGCTCCTGCCTGTGCAGATAATATAGCCTTTTTTGAAGGCTATAATCTAGGAGACACAAATTATGGTGGTAGAACAAAAGTATTAACTGCAATTTCTAATGTTACTCCTGGAGTTATTTATGAAATAAAATTAGTAATTGCAGATCAAGGAGATAGTGAATGGGATTCTGCCGTTTTTTTAGAGGCAGGAAGTTTTAATTTAGGTATCGATTTAGGAGAAGACCTTTTAACAAAAAACAACAATGCTGCTTGTGGAACATATCTAACATTAGATGCGTCTATAACTGCAAATGACTATCAATGGTTTAAAGATGGTGTTATTATACCAGGAGCAATAAACCAAACGTATGATGCTAATTTAGGAAATGGTGTTTATAAAGTAGAAACAAGTTTTGGAACAGTAGGTTGTAAAACATCCGGAGAAATTAAAATAGAATTTGTAACTAGCCCTATTGCGAACAAACCAAAAGACATATCTTATTGTGATAGTGATGGTGATGGTTTTAATACTTTTGATTTTAATACAGAAATAACTTCTCAAGTTTTAAATGGACAAAACACTACAGATTTTGAAGTATTATATTTTGATACTTTAAATAAAGCTACAGAAAATATTACTGGCTCAAATTTACCAAATTCCTATACCAATAACACTGCATTTAATTCTCAACAAATTTATGCTAGAATACATCACAGAAATTCCCCAACAACTTGTTTTGCAACTACAAACTTCAATCTTTCTGTAAATGACTTACCAAAACCTATTCAACCAACAGTTTACAGATTGTGTGATGATACTGCAAGTGCTGGTGGTAATACAGATGGTATTACAAACAACTTTATATTAAGCTCTAAAGATGCTGAAATTTTAGGAACCTTAAGCGCAACGCAATATGCTGTTTCTTATCATACTCTTTTAGCAGATGCTCAAACTAGTAGCACAACAAATGCAATTGATAAAAATACAGATTATCAGGTTAATAACTCACAAAATATTTATGTAAGAGTAGAAAACATAGACAATGCAAATTGTAATACTGTTTCAGATGATACTGCTGGTAGTTTATTTATGTCTTTTCAATTAATTGTAGATGCTTTACCTATTATAAAAACAAACCCTGTTATCATCAAACAATGTGATGATAACCCTGATTTAATAACAACTTTCAACTTAACAGAAGCTGAAATTAGTATTTCTGATAATAGAGCTAATGAAACTTTTGAATATTATGCTTCACAAGCTGAAGCTATTGCAGGTACTCCAGAAGTTGCTGATAAATTAAGATATCCTGTTTCTAATACTGGAGAAGCTTGGGTTAGAACAATCTCAGAATTTGGTTGTTACAGAATTTCTAAAATAGAATTGATTGTTTCTTTTGCAGGTGACGTTAATTACTCCAGAAGTTTTATTGAATGTGATGATTTATTAGATGCTGATGGAAATAATACTGCTGCAAACTCTGATACTGATGGAATTTCATTCTTTGATTTTAGTGAAGCTGAACAAGAAATTTTAGACCTATTTCCTGTATTAATCCAACCAAATTTAGAAGTATTATTCTACGAGTCAACTGCAGATAGAACTGCCTCTATAAATGAAATTCCTGACATATCAAATCATAGAAATAACAATGATCCTGCATATGCAAACACTCAAACTATTTTTGTAAGAATAAAAAACAAAGTAAATAACGATTGTACTGGTATTGGCCAATTTACTTTAACTGTAAATTCTACTCCTTTAGCAAATGCACCAATAGATCTTAATCTGTGTGATGATGATGCATCTGGAAGTACTGTAGATGGTGAAAATTCTGGCATTAATCTTAGAGATAATGTTGATGAAATTTTAGGAGCTACACAAACCGAAACAGATTATATTGTTTCTTTTCACACTTCTGCAACAGGTGCAAATACAAATACAGATATTATTACAAACGATACTAATTTTACAAATTCTGCTCAAACTGGTTTTGCTTTGGGGGATATTAGTGAACAAATTATTTATGTCCGTGTTCAAAACAGAAATGGAGCTACACAATGTTTTAATGATCATGTATCTTTTAAAATAATTGTGAATCCTGTTCCAACAGTTTCTAATACAATCACTCCTTTTGCTGTTTGTGATATTATTACTCCTTCTGATAGTGATCCTCGAAATAGAGTTGCTCAAAATATTGATTTAACTTCAAAAGACATTGAAATTTTAGATGGTAAAATAAATCATAGAGTTGCTTATTACGCAACACAACAAGATGCACAAGATGGTAACGAAATATCAAATCCTACTGTTTTTCAAAATATTACAAGTGAAACTAATTTTCCTGCTGATTTTTCTACGGATGATCCTGGTATAGAAACCATCTTCTTTAAAGTATTTGATTTAGGAGGAAATATGTGTGAATCTGTCTTTGCTACTTTTCAATTATTAATCTATCCAGAACCAAATATTCCTATCAATATTTCTGATTATTCTGACTGTGATAATACTTCAGATAGTTTTGCTGATGATGCAAATGGGATTAATGGTGACATCACTCTAAAAAATAAAATACCAGAAATTCTGGTTAACTATTTACCATCTGAATTTGCAGATTTCTCTGTTACTTTTTATACTTCTTTAGCAGATGCTGAAGCTGGAAACATGGCTTTAGCGCTTGATGAAAACATCTTTGAGAATAACGCGAACAACCAAACGATTTATGTGCGTGTAGAAAACACAAAAAACACACCAATTGCTTGTGTGCATACTGGTTTGTCTTTTAATATCAACATAAAACCAATTCCGAATTTTACAGTGATGGGGGAAGAAGATATTGATACGCCACAAATTGTTTGTTTAAATGACACTCCGCTTACTTTAGAAGCTGAAAATCCTGCTGCAACATATGATTATACTTGGACTGATCAAGCTGGAACAACTTTAGGAACTGACGTAACTTTAGACGTTACAACTGGAGGAAAATATACTATAATTGCTACTGATCAATCTCCTGATGGTTGTTCTAGAAAAAGAATAATTGTGGTTAATGAGTCTAATGTTGCAATATTAAAAGAGAGTTTTATCACCATAATTGATGAATCTAATACTATTAGTAGCAATGATAATATTTCTATTTCCATAGATACTATAAGTAATGATTTAGGTCCTGGAGATTATCAATTTGCTCTTAGAAATGATGATAATGGAGATCGTTTTCCTATAATTGGATTTCAAGATGAACCACTTTTCGAGAATCTTGAAGGTGGTATTTATACCATAATTGTAAATGATAAAAATGGTTGTTCTCCGGATACTGAATTGCAAATATCTGTCATTCAATTCCCAAAATTCTTTACGCCAAATGGCGATGGAAAAAATGATACTTGGATAATTAAAGGTGCTAATAAGACTTTTTACCCAAATAGTAGCATCAATATTTTTAACCGATTTGGAAAATTAGTGGCACAAGTACCAATTGATAGTCAAGGTTGGAACGGAACTTATAATAGTAAAACATTGCCTTCTGATGATTACTGGTTTAATATTCAGCTAATTCCTGCAGATACTAGTAAATCTCCAATACTCAATAAAGGTCATTTTTCATTACTAAGGAGGTAA